In Capricornis sumatraensis isolate serow.1 chromosome 2, serow.2, whole genome shotgun sequence, the DNA window AGGTCAAATTGCATTTGCTGCATGGCTACATGAATGTGAAGTGGATCCCAGTGTCCTCCGATGCGCAGGTGAGGCTTCTCCCACTCCACCCTGGCATGCCCTCCTTTCCACGTCAGGGAGAACAAGGACGTCTGGTGGTGGTCTCCTTCCACGTCTCTTCTGGATAGTGGCTTATGATTCAATATTAGGAGTAACTGGAAAATACCAGATAAATTCCAAAAGAGACTTTTTCTTGCCTTTCTACCTGTTAGTGCCCTTTGTTTTCTACACCTTCTCAACAACCAGGCTCTGCTTTCTGATACTAAACATATTCTTCAGGAAAAGTTTTCTTGAACTTGAGATTGTTATTACTTTGTTCTAAGCCCTCCGTACATAGACCTCTGTATTGGGCACTAGGAGAGACAGAATAGCTTAAAGAGCTCCTGATCTAGTAGGTTCTGAGGATGTCATTATCCATAGAACAGGAACACAGGAGCAAGGGCCAACTGATGGACTCTGGTGCTAAATGTCTGAAAGTGGATGCAGAATGGTTCAGACTTGGGGTGGTTATTCAGAACTTCCTTGAGAGTAACTTTGGGCAGAATCTGGCAtagataaatttataataaacgCCATTCTAGTGTCTACAGAATATTTTCTCACCTTACCCAGATGCTATGTATTTGTATAGTTGCACATTGTTCTAGAAGAGCAAAATCCAGTCTTCATTTTGCTATCTCCTTATTACAGAAGGGCATCATCAGATTATAGGAGGTGGGATAAAGGCTAGACATTAGATACTTTTTCCACTGGTTCATGGGAGAGCTGACGAGTTGGGGAAGGACAGTGCCCTCCTGGGTGACCCTTCCCCTCATGACAGCAGCGCTTCTCTGGAACCTGGCAGTCATTCCAAGGAAGGACTTCGTAGGGGTGTTACCACCCCTCTCCACATGGTTAATTCCTATAGCAATAGCTGCAGGAGGCCCCGTGAACCAGGTGGATGGGCTGGAGGTTCCTGGGGGCTTCCTTCAACCTAGGCCAATGGAATAATGGTCAGccactttttttaatttaatttttaaaaattaaagtatagttgatttacaatgttgtgccaatttctgctgtacagcaaagtgactaagttatacacatacagaaattcttttttcggatgttcttttccattacggtttatcacaggatcttttccattatggtttatcacaggatattgaatatagttccctgcgccATACAgaaagaccttgttgtttatccgttcTGTATCTGTTAACCATCTTCTTGTCTCTTCCAGGCTCCACTGGCCCAGCCTGAGTCCCCGACAGCCTCAGCTGGAGATGAGCCCCGGTCCACTCCTGAGTCTGGGGAGTCAGACAAGGAGTCAGTTGGCAGCAGCTCTGCCAGCAACGAGGGCAGCAAGCGGAAAGAGAAGTCAAAGCGAGATCGGGAAAAGGACAAGAAGAGAGCAGATTCTGTGGCTAACAAACTGGGCAGCTTTGGCAAAACCTTGGGCAGCAAGCTCAAGAAGAACATGGGAGGCCTGATGCACAGCAAGGGTTCTAAGCCTGGAGGGATGGGAACAGGTTCGGGGGTAAGCAGTGGCACTGAGACcctggagaagaagaagaaaaactcacTGAAGAGTTGGAAGGGTGGCAAGGAGGAGGCAGCTGGGGATGGGCCTGTATCTGAGAAGCCCACACCTGAGTCTGTTGGTAATGGAGGGAGCAGGTATAGCCAGGAGGTGATGCAAAGCCTGAGCATTATGAGGATTGCAATGCAAGGGGAGGGGAAGTTTATTTTTGTTGGCACCCTGAAGATGGGTCACCGCCACCAGTATCAGGAGGAGATGATCCAGCGCTACCTCACTGATGCTGAGGAGAGATTCCTGGCAGAGCAGAAgcagaaggagacagagaggaagatCATGAATGGAGGGGTAGGGAGTGGGCCTCCTCCAGCCAAAAAGCCAGAGCCAGATGGCGGGGAGGAGCCGCTGACTGCCCCTCCAGCAGAATCCAAGGCAATGGCATTCTCTGCTGGCTACCCTGGTGGCTTTACTGTCCCTCGGCCTTCTGGGGGTGGAGTCCACTGCCAGGAACCCCGGAGGCAGTTGGCAGGGGGGCCATGTGGGGGGAGCCTACCACCATATGCCACCTTCCCCAGACAGTGCCCTCCTGGGCGACCCTACCCCCACCAGGACAGCATCCTTTCTCTGGAGCCAGGCAGTCACTCCAAGGATGGAGCTCACAGGGGTGCACCGTTACCACCCCACTTCCGCGTGGCTGATTCCTATAGCAACGGCTACAGAGAGCCCCCTGAGCCAGATGGATGGGCTGGAGGTCCCCGGGGGCTTCCCCCAACCCAGACCAAATGCAAACAACCGAACTGCAGCTTCTACGGACACCCTGAGACAAACAATTTTTGCTCCTGCTGTTACAGAGAAGAACTGAGGAGAAGGGAACGTGAACCGGGTGGGGAGCTGCTGGTGCACAGGTTCTGAATGGGAAACCTTGGAGGGCAAGGGGGCTAAACAAAGAAAGTTAAGCTCAATTAATTGGCTCATAAGACCCAGCTCCCATGTTGATGGGGCGAATGCAGTAATGTTGGTGTGAGCCTGGCTAGGAACTCTTCAGTGTGTATACTCTGAAGAGCTGCCAGGCTGGCAAGAGCAGGTCAGGGCTGGATGGTGCCTCGAGGCTATACTGATCCTTTGCCTATCTTGACTTGATGGTACTGAGAAGGTACAAGGGGAGAAAGATGATAATTGTGTGTTATAACACCTTGGGTCCATCCCAGGCCTAAGGGAAAGTGTAAGGGAAGATTCGGTGTGTGGGGGTGGGTAGGTGGGCAGAAGTCTGGGGGAGGAACTGGCAAAGGAGGTTcagtcaataaaagaaaaaacagaccaAAGTTCTTTTAGGTTGGAAAAAAGCACATGGTGGTGGAGTTGGGAGTGTGGAGGGAAACTGGGAAATTAGATTTGCTGTTGACTTGAATTAAGGTAGATGTTTAGTGTTGGATAAATTTTTCCTTCTGAAGGATCTGGAAAGACAAGGAAGAAATGTGTGCTTCTGGGTGCTTATTAGGAGGGGGATGGCTTAAATCGGTTTAGTGAGATGGCAAAGGCAAGAACTTAAAGGGGGAATCTTTTTCCTCTGAAGTTTGATTTCCTTCTAAACAGCCATCTGTCATCCCTTCTAGTTCTAGAGGAGATTGCCGATTGCCCCCTATCTTTTCCTCATCCTTTTTGAGGGCTGAGCTCAGCTAAGaaggttgtgatttttttttaagactttaattttattaaaaaaaaaaaaacaacaaaaaacagaaaaaaagttccCTCTGGGGAAGGCAAGAGAATGATAAGAGCAGCTGTGTGTGTTGAATTTTTTCCAGGTGAATTGGTACAGAGGTGATCTTTTTTTAACTACTAGCAATAACCACACATTTGAGTGCGCcttgggagggggtgggaggaggacagACTTTTGGCCAGACTGtttcaaacaaaaccaaaaacctaaATAGAGCACTACCATCCTCTGCTGCTGCATTTCTGTAGAAAGCAActtattttttggattttttcttttttaagaaacaaaaagaccCTAGCAAgcaaaaaacagttttaaaaatgagtttttccCCTCCTATTTAAGtgattctttctccttcctctctacTTTTGGAGAATGAACTTAACATCCCGGCTTCTTTTGTTAAGCCATAGCTGACCTTAATCTGTGGttagtttattaaaataattcaaaaaatacttTGTAAGAAGAGATATTTTTGATaataggactgatgttgaaacttgGGGTAGGGGTTAGGGGCAATTTATAAAGAGGTAGctagagaaatatatattttagtgaaCTATAACCACAGATCACAGATTACTCCCAATGAGCTGATCTGTCATTgggtctccctcctctccccaaacCATCCTTTTCCCCAGAGGGTGGGAGTGGGTCTGTGGACACGGTAGTGGGGGGAGCTCCTTTGCATTTTGCACAAAGCACAAGTCTGGACAGCCTATGCTCTGGCCAGCACCATTTCTAAGAGCTTTAAACTGGAGGACCTATCCTGGGCCaatcttcccttttctttaaattatttctttctggGGGTAAAAATCAACTATGCAATTGTATACACTCCTGGGTGCATATGAAGAAGGAGCATAAGTGTACTTAATGTGTCTAGAGTGTTAATTGGGGctatttttctgtatttggaTTTCTCTTTTGAGGTGTGTACTCTTAAACCATCCTGTGGAATGTAATCCTCACATTTGATCCAAGGCAGACATGGGCTGGGGGTGTGCGTTGGGGGGACTTGTGTTTGCCATATGTTGCTTCTGCCCAATCAGGAAAGTTGTCATCCCACCTCCCCCTTGATAACAAAGTCAGCCAAGACTGTCCTCTTCATTGGAACTGCTCACAATTTAGGAAGTTTCCTTTCTCCTCAACAAACTTGAAAAGCCACTTATTTTCTAAATCTGATAGTCTGTCAATTTAATAATTTCCATGGCTATTAATTCTTAGGCTTTTATTTGGAAATGGATGTGTTAAGGAAGCAATGAGGTCAAAGGAGATAGGTTCCAAAAGAGGATATGTTTGTATTTCCAGGCAGGACTAGGGCTGGTGTGAGAGGAGCATTCCCTTCAGGGTCAAAACTTAAGGAGATGCCAAAAGCTCACTAGTCAAGATAAATACTGTTTTaatgcagcattttaaaaaaattaatgcaaaaaatcCATCATGAGCCAAATATCAAAATCTTTAAAACAGGATCCAGCAGGACTGGGGTTAGAGTGAGGGAAGGAAAGCTGAATTGAGCAAGGAGGAGTGGAATCTTGTCTTTATTTAAAGTTTCAATACTTTATTCATTGTGGCTCTTTTTATATTAGTTTTGATTTTCAGAATATATTGTGTTAAAATAGCATCTTGGTCACTGGCTTTTGAGGCATCCTTAAATTTTGTGCCTGAAGTGAGTGTCTTGCTTACCTCACCCCGTGTCTGGGCTTAGAACAACACTGGTGAGACCACGACCATATGAACTTCTGTCGCCTAACATGCACCCAAACAACAAGTGACTCAAACTCACACCTAGAATTTGCACAGCACACCTAGCTTTCCCGTAGGCATCCATCTATATCATAGGATTTTGGCCTGGACCAATAGGAATGGAAACAGACCAGGGATTTTCCCAGAGAATAAAACCAGGAAACTTAATTCTCCACTGGACTGCTGTGTTTGGATTTGATCTGTTATTAGAGTCTAGttaatacttttgtttttaaaaactgaggacAAATGAACAAAAACGGAAACCTTGGGtcatgtttgcttttgttttgatttatAAATTGACCAACCCACTCCCTTTTGtcttcttttcaaataaaaaggtGGAAATTCTGAGGGGTGCCCAAGGGGgtgaaaatggttttaaaaaaagtgtgtgtgtgtgtggggggggttaGGTTATTTAGGCGCTATAGCTTTTTCattaagaattttttgtttttaatttggaaagGTAACTTTATTgaggcattaaaaaaagaaaataacctctGCATTCTAAAGATGAGGGACCCTGAGTCAATGGATGTTTTTCTGTAGGGATGAGTAAATTctgttctgctttattttttgaaaCGACTGTAGGATAGGAAGGTGGTGAAAAATTGCCTGGGAAATGGCAGTATTTGGGGAGGGAGTAGAAGAGGCAGCCTCGTGCAGTTACTGTgttggggggaagggaggagacggACATGCTCTCCAAAGGAGCCAGATTCCGTAGTTGGGGGTGTGGTTGAAGGGGGGAGGCAGGCCCCTCAATCCTAATTGAGGGATATCATCTCAGGCTTAAATAAGTGCACTTAGTTATTTTAACCCAAGGCACTGGGGTACCTACTGAGGTTGTTGTTGGAGAGGGGAGATTTTCAGGGCTTTTACTTTTCCCATTTTGATTTCAGACAGTGCTACCCCTTCTACCCACCCTAGATTCTCCATCTCAGCCCTGAAGGAGCAAATAGGTCTATAGGACATGCCTCCAGATTCCTCCTTTTAATTTATACTGGTTTGATGGACAGTTACaagatttaaataaacatttttccctcACACTGGATTctacagcaaaataaaatgatattaaaaggtttttttttttttttttttttttaagattcagtcTCTTTATGGAGTGGTATGGTgttcaactcagtgctctgtggggcCTGAAGGGAAGTTCCTTCCCTCTGCTGTTGGCTGTTTCTTCTCAAGTGAAACAAGCTCACAGACCAACTAAACAAAAATCAGCAATGACTTTTTAGTGTATGTTTGGGAGTGATACTGAGCTGGAAAGGATGGAGCTGGTTTTGAATGACTTCTGAGAACCTAGCTTTTGCTATTCTTATCACTTTCTAAACAGCCACATGTCCAAAGTTCCAGTCACATTTTATCTTTCCCAATAAAGGCGTTTCAAAGATAATTGTCCCCAAGTTACTCTGACACCTCTGGACTctgcattctctttttttctccaaggAGTCAGTGCCCCAGGCCCACCACCACAGGTGAGAAGACAGAATTAGTAGTCCCTTCTCGTCCTGGAATCACCTGCACCACagatttttctaatttccttttcccTCCAGGCCCTTCAACTACAGATTCAGTGACTCATACAGGCAGtctgtttctttcactttatagAAATCACAGGCTGTTTTGCCCCCTGAATTTAAGTGGATTAACAGAATATTATGATACCCTCCTTGGAGACTTTCTCCACAACCCCTCGTTTTACTGGCCACTTGGGTAAGAGGTGctggaaaagaggaagggaagctGGCTGCCAGTAGCGCAGAGaggagcgggggtggggaggaccTTGGCCTCCTTCTGTGCTTATAACTGGATCTATGATTCATCTTGTGAGTCACTCAGCTCCACCTCCTTCCTCTAGCAGCCCCTCCCAGCAGCCTTCACTCCTGGCACAAACCTGCAACCAGACCAGGattctgaaaatggaaaaatctgaTACAGACCCTTGCCTCTCCACCCTTCCTTCCATCCACTAAACCTCCACTGGGTGTGTGGCGGGTGGTCGGAGGGGGAGGTGTCCTCCTGTTACTTAACTTAGCTGCTGTCCCCCTTTGCATTCCTAGTTAGGTGCTGATCTAAGTCACCCATCTTTTTTTCTGGCTCTGACCTTCCCCCATCCCCCCTCATGTTTTCTCTATTCTGCTGTTCCTACACCTCAAGTATTAAAGAATAGAATGAGGCTCTTGACTGAAGGGTGGTGGGGAGAAGGAAAGTGgataatggatttttaaattgtggtacaCACCTTTTTCTATTGCCACAGACCTtgggaaatattttcttcccGTGAGGGATTGAGGCTGATGGaatgcaggtgggggtggggaatgtaGCAGCTTTTAGGACTTCTGGAATCAGGCTTCTGGGACGCCTTCCTAGCAGGTGTATGCCTCTTTGTTCCAGATGGACTCCCTGTCTCACAATATCTTCACTATTTCCACAGTTGCAGCCAAGACAGGGAACTTTTCAAAACAGGCTGGAagggtgtgtgtgctgggggaggAGAGTTGAGTGTCACTCTGGAAAACTGGGGACCCCACCTAAGGACTGCTGCCTCTGTACAAACTCAAAATCAATAAAACAGCAGCTCAGTAATTCCTTACTTTGtatcttcttttgtctttttcatatCTAAAGGTAGATTTTGCATACCTACCCTAGTTACTTTTCCTTTACTTCCCTCCTACAGCCCTCCCCCCCATCTTTGCTTCTTGGGTTTCaagggggagggctgggggatGGGGCTGTTGCACTGAACAGAGAGGGTTCCAGCCCTCAGCTTTCAAAGTCCTTAACATGAATCATTAATTTGGAGATCTGATgtctgggctggagggagggctCCTGTACCTGGAATGGGTTCTAGTTTCCAACTGTTTGGATGTGTGTGTGAGAttaagtgtatgtgtgtgattaAGTGTTTAGATCTTTTCTTTgggcctcccacccccagccacagAACTTGAACGCACCTGTACCTGTGTCAGCATCCTGCAGCTATTTCAGTTTCTCTTCCTACTCTTCCACTGCACCCTTCATATGAGATGTTTCACACTCTCTGGAGAAGGATATACAAAAACACTTCCTCTCGCCCCCATCCCAGTtcttgggctttcccaggcaaaaatcccAAGGGccaatttccatttatttcttctcaacTACTTTAGTTCACACTGTCAGGAGAGGTTGTAAGGAGGCCTGAAGTACCTTTAATCATTCCTCACATCCCcttaaagaagacaaaaacagCTTCCCAGGGAAGCCATCAGTGAGAGTCCAGGGAAGTGGCCCAAATGATTCCAGTTTAATACTTGTCATTACTGCTTCCCTCAAATAGTCTCCAAAGCTCATGAACAGAAAGAGGATAGGATCTGGGTTTGGAGTAAAGAAGGGAATGTGGTTTTCTCAGTTCCCCAATTTTTCCTCACCTTTCTTAGGCTCTTCCACTTTCTCTCCACTTTTCCAAAATTGTGTGTCTTCTCCTTTAAGGGGCTGGGCATCTCTTCCGCCCTCTCCAGAGTCGACTGAAGTTTCCGTGGAGCCTTCTTTAGCTGGACTGGACACACCTCTCAGAAGACCCCAAATCGTGCTCCTTGCACCTCAAGTGCTCCTTTCCCTTGAATCTTCCTCCTGCCCTTCTCCCTGACTTCCCTCCTGCTAGCTACAGGATTCAGCCTCTCCCCTAGGGGCTTGAGCATCCTCGAGGTTTTCCACCCTTGACCGCTCCATCCCCGGATGGAGCCAGAGAAATGTGGTGGGGGGGCCGGGGCCAGAGTTTCAACATCGCCCCCCAGAAGGAAGAGCCAGAGATGGGGGTAAGGAGAGGAAAAGGGCTTGGGGGAGGGGTTTGTCATCTAGAGGGTGCGAATGGGGATGatgtggagaaagagaagaatccAGAGGAGGCGGAGGGTATTTCTCATATCAGCCTCTGGTTGACAGTGCTTGGTCTTTTTTGCAGTCTCAAGTTCATTGTCTCATTATCCATTAACCAGCCCCTCCCTTAACTATCTGCCAACGCCTGTCCTGAGCTCTCCACAGCCACTGATCTCAGTTTCTCCTGAGAGTCTGAGTGTAGGCCTCCAAAGGTGGCTGCTGAAGTAACCCCAGACTCCAGGACCAGAGAAGCTTGGGGATTAACCCTACACCCTTCACAGCTCTCTGGACCGAAGTCTGTCCAGGGGACTGGGATGCCAGAGCCCAGGAGTCGTCAGCTGGGCAGCTGCCTGGCCTCTGGAGGCCTCCCAGGTAATAATGCCTTACCAATACTTCTGATTTCCAGACTGTTCCAAATTTCACCCTCCTCAAACCCTGTTTCAAACCTCACTAAAGATACCTCTGTATTCCTCTTCTGTTTCAAAGTGCTTTTACCTGAGATTTGCTCTGTTCTCTGCCTAGGGCTGGTTGGAGCTTGATGGTCCCTCTGTTTTCTTGACCCTGTTACTCCTCTCATTtacttattcaaaaatatttgaggGCCTAAAATCTCTCCTCCTAAGTTTTCATTCTTGTGGGGTTAGGGAGGAATCTTAGTCTTTCCTCTTTAGATTCTCCTGTCTGTTACCGAAAAACTGGCCTCTGTTCACCTATGCTGAATAGAAAGAGCTTTAAAGGAGACAGAGCTTTAAAGGAGTAGAAAAGAgtagctttattactttgccaggcaaagggggccgcAGCAAGCTAACACTTTCAAGACTGTGCCCTTCCCCTTCCTGGGAAGTTGGAAGAGGTCTTATAGTTTTAGGGTGGGAAAATGGAACTGAAGATAAGGATCAGGGTTGATGTAGCCTTGTATTCTTCTCTTAGAGTCACTGGAATCATTAGGGATGGCTTTGGGTCACTCCAGAACAGGTTCTGGTGGTCCTCGAGGTCATCGTCCTATGACATTCTTTCTGGAAAGAAGGATGCTCCCAGAGGAAAGGAGTGTTAGGGAAAGTTGTCTTGGAGGGGTAAACATCAAGTAGCCAGAAGGCAATCATTTTCAGAGTGCAGTTaagcaagaaagagaaggagaacaaACATGGGTAGGTTGAGTGAGTGGAGAGAATAAAGGCTGCATAAGGGCTAACAGTGGAGTGCCTCAACTAGTTTCTGCTACAGAATGTCTGAGAGGAATGTGTGTATAGGAGTGGGGGCAACACTGCGAACAGTCATAACCTGGCTTCCCTTCTTGCCCTGCAGGGGAGCAGATTCTAGCATGGGCCCCGGGGGTGAGGAAGGGGCTGGAACCTGAAATTCCTGGAACTCTGATCTGCAGCAACTTGAGGGTCACCTTCCAGCCCCGTGGATGGCAGCGGAGTCAGGTGAGAAGGTTAGGGCAGTGGAAAGGACAACTAGTGGCAAGTGGAAAGGGAGTCTAGAAGATTTAGACAAACATTATAGAAGTGAgaggctgctaagtcacttcagtcatgtctgactctgtgcgaccccagagacggcaacctaccaggctcctctgtccctgggattctccaggcaagaacactggagtggcttgccatttccttctccaatgcatgaaaatgaaaagtgaaagtgcagttgctcagtcatgcccaactctttgcgaccccatggactacagcctaccaggctcctccgtccatgggattttccagacaagagtactggagtggggtgccagtgccttctctgagaaGTGAGATAGTTATGCTTAAAAGGCTGCCTTCTAAGAGTATCAAGGATTGTCATTGGGAAGCATCTCTAGGGAGGTTAGGGCTGTCAAGGTAGGACAATGAACGAGACTTCAGATGTCTTTAGCGTCAGTCATGTGCTTCCTCTAGGAGACTCCCCTGAGCAGTGAGTATGATTTTTCCCTGGCCAACATTGGGCGATTAGAGGCTGGTAAGTGTGGCGGTTTGGTGAAAGGGCTCACTGTGGGTGCTGGAACCCTTCCTCATCCTTCCTCTGTTCTCAGAGGACAGACTGAGTGGATGGAGTGGGATGGGCTGGAAGAGTTCCTCCTAGAGGGACCCTGATCCATGGCTATACCACTCTTTAATTCTTGACTTCAGTGAATGGCCCGTCCCGAGTccagctcctccgtccagggtCCCTGCTTAAATTTATCCCTGAGGAGATTCTGATTCACGGCCAAGACTTTCGACTACTCAGAGTTGGTTTTGAGTCTGGAGGACTAGAGCCTCAGGCCTTTCAGGTAAGAGGTCTCCAACCCAAGAATCCCTCCTCCCCTTAGAATCTTAGGATCCTTTCCTTGGCAATCCCCAATAGTCCCATCTCTCAAGATCCCTCTCAtcattctctctgcttctctcct includes these proteins:
- the OTUD7B gene encoding OTU domain-containing protein 7B, yielding MTLDMDAVLSDFVRSTGAEPGLARDLLEGKNWDVSAALSDFEQLRQVHAGNLPPPFSEGSGGSRTPEKGFSDRESTRPPRPILQRQDDIVQEKRLSRGISHASSSIVSLARSHVSSNGGGGGSSEHPLEMPICAFQLPDLTVYNEDFRSFIERDLIEQSMLVALEQAGRLNWWVSVDPTCQRLLPLATTGDGNCLLHAASLGMWGFHDRDLVLRKALYALMDKGAEKEALKRRWRWQQTQQNKESGLVYTEDEWQKEWNELIKLASSEPRMHLGTNGAGCGGVESSEEPVYESLEEFHVFVLAHVLRRPIVVVADTMLRDSGGEAFAPIPFGGIYLPLEVPASQCHRSPLVLAYDQAHFSALVSMEQKENAKEQAVIPLTDSEHKLLPLHFAVDPGKGWEWGKDDNDNVRLASVILSLEVKLHLLHGYMNVKWIPVSSDAQAPLAQPESPTASAGDEPRSTPESGESDKESVGSSSASNEGSKRKEKSKRDREKDKKRADSVANKLGSFGKTLGSKLKKNMGGLMHSKGSKPGGMGTGSGVSSGTETLEKKKKNSLKSWKGGKEEAAGDGPVSEKPTPESVGNGGSRYSQEVMQSLSIMRIAMQGEGKFIFVGTLKMGHRHQYQEEMIQRYLTDAEERFLAEQKQKETERKIMNGGVGSGPPPAKKPEPDGGEEPLTAPPAESKAMAFSAGYPGGFTVPRPSGGGVHCQEPRRQLAGGPCGGSLPPYATFPRQCPPGRPYPHQDSILSLEPGSHSKDGAHRGAPLPPHFRVADSYSNGYREPPEPDGWAGGPRGLPPTQTKCKQPNCSFYGHPETNNFCSCCYREELRRREREPGGELLVHRF